One sulfur-oxidizing endosymbiont of Gigantopelta aegis genomic region harbors:
- a CDS encoding DnaJ domain-containing protein, whose protein sequence is MSKKDYYKILDVNRNASDADIKKQYRRLARKFHPDVSKVKNSEAKFKEINEAYDVLKDKTKRDNYDRFGSADGNPFQGGGGFTPPPGGAGQSGFGGFGQGSFNDIFDNMFTNSGVDNFMVRKIRSLANDVHRKGKIKMLSFPLIWKTHTMVLNGL, encoded by the coding sequence ATGTCAAAAAAAGATTATTACAAAATACTCGATGTCAATCGCAATGCCAGCGATGCTGATATCAAAAAACAATATCGACGTCTGGCCAGAAAATTTCACCCTGATGTCAGTAAGGTAAAGAATTCGGAGGCCAAATTTAAAGAGATCAACGAAGCCTATGATGTGCTTAAAGACAAAACTAAGCGCGATAATTATGATCGCTTCGGTAGTGCCGATGGCAATCCTTTCCAGGGTGGCGGCGGTTTTACTCCTCCTCCCGGTGGTGCAGGCCAAAGCGGCTTTGGTGGTTTCGGACAAGGCAGTTTCAATGACATCTTTGATAATATGTTTACCAATTCAGGGGTGGACAATTTCATGGTCAGGAAGATACGTTCACTCGCCAACGACGTCCACAGAAAGGGCAAAATCAAAATGTTGTCATTTCCGTTGATTTGGAAGACTCATACCATGGTGCTGAACGGTCTTTAA
- a CDS encoding DnaJ C-terminal domain-containing protein: MEDSYHGAERSLNVQIPGSHPSVATGTKKLKVKIPKGIKEGQKIRLGGQGGAGQIRGDLLLEVKFNRHKHFTVDGKNISLILPITPWLTNAGDSVI; this comes from the coding sequence TTGGAAGACTCATACCATGGTGCTGAACGGTCTTTAAATGTCCAGATTCCGGGCAGTCATCCTTCGGTAGCAACAGGCACTAAGAAACTCAAAGTAAAAATCCCCAAGGGGATTAAAGAAGGACAAAAAATACGCCTTGGTGGTCAGGGTGGCGCAGGTCAGATTCGTGGTGATTTGTTACTGGAAGTAAAATTTAATCGCCATAAACATTTTACTGTTGATGGAAAAAATATCAGTCTGATACTCCCGATTACCCCTTGGCTTACTAATGCAGGGGACTCTGTTATCTGA
- a CDS encoding efflux RND transporter permease subunit, translating into MVLIPWLSLEATSGISEIRHFNGKRTITLEVTPPDEMTLQEGMELFEQEIIPSLEKQGKLKGVSISLSGTTDKLTETVDSMYLNIILAIVITYLLMSALFANFVYPLIILFTLPLAAAGGFIGLAFTNQFLAHQPLDVLTMLGFIILIGIVVNNAILIVHQALNLIRNEAYAHKEAIIESTRSRLRPIFMGSLTSLFGMLPLLLSPGPGSEFYRGLGSVITGGLAFSTIFTLFVIPSLLMFVIGMEKKQPLSPLLKEGEVKQRYKYLSCLLITAHLRPG; encoded by the coding sequence TTGGTTTTAATACCCTGGCTGAGTTTGGAAGCAACCAGTGGCATCAGTGAAATTCGTCATTTTAACGGCAAAAGAACCATCACTTTAGAAGTGACGCCACCCGATGAGATGACCTTGCAAGAAGGCATGGAGCTCTTTGAACAAGAGATTATTCCCAGCTTAGAAAAACAAGGTAAGTTAAAGGGTGTGAGCATTTCTTTAAGCGGCACAACGGATAAACTCACTGAAACCGTTGATTCGATGTATCTCAATATCATCCTTGCCATTGTGATTACTTATTTATTAATGTCAGCATTATTTGCTAATTTTGTTTATCCATTGATCATTTTATTTACTTTGCCTTTAGCGGCGGCAGGTGGCTTTATTGGTCTAGCTTTTACCAATCAATTTTTAGCCCATCAGCCACTCGATGTACTTACAATGTTGGGCTTTATTATTTTAATTGGTATTGTTGTTAATAATGCTATTTTGATCGTTCATCAAGCATTGAATTTAATACGCAATGAAGCCTATGCACATAAAGAGGCGATCATTGAATCAACACGCAGTCGTTTACGCCCTATTTTTATGGGTTCTTTAACATCGTTATTTGGTATGTTGCCCTTGTTGCTATCGCCGGGGCCAGGTTCTGAGTTTTATCGAGGCTTGGGTAGTGTGATCACCGGTGGTTTGGCTTTCTCTACCATTTTTACTTTGTTTGTAATTCCATCGTTATTAATGTTTGTGATAGGGATGGAGAAGAAGCAACCCCTCAGTCCCCTTCTAAAAGAAGGGGAAGTCAAACAACGTTACAAGTACCTATCGTGCTTATTAATTACTGCTCACTTGCGCCCCGGATAA
- the djlA gene encoding co-chaperone DjlA, producing MSWWGKFLGGAVGFTMGGPLGLLIGGVIGHKLVDKPLQAGMDDNNELTQAAFFSATFSIMGHIAKADGHVTKDEIAMAKQIMDHMKLDAEQKKAAIALFNQGKQADFDLDGVLFQFKQVAHRRTTLLQMFMEIQLHAAFADGKMDEAEQLIINKVAQRLGFTNRHIEQLSALVRSNLGLGGNRYYYNQGDENKSHSELVKEAYEMLGVSAASSDAEVKKGLSSFDEPASSG from the coding sequence ATGAGTTGGTGGGGTAAGTTTTTAGGCGGTGCGGTGGGTTTTACCATGGGCGGACCACTGGGATTATTAATTGGTGGTGTGATTGGCCACAAATTAGTGGATAAGCCTTTACAGGCAGGCATGGATGATAATAATGAATTAACTCAGGCGGCTTTTTTCTCGGCTACTTTTTCCATTATGGGTCATATTGCCAAGGCTGATGGTCATGTCACGAAAGACGAAATTGCCATGGCAAAGCAGATCATGGATCACATGAAGCTGGATGCAGAACAAAAGAAAGCCGCGATTGCTTTGTTTAATCAAGGTAAACAGGCTGATTTTGATCTGGATGGGGTGTTATTTCAGTTTAAACAAGTGGCGCATCGACGCACGACCTTGTTGCAAATGTTTATGGAAATACAGCTTCATGCTGCTTTTGCCGATGGTAAAATGGATGAGGCTGAGCAATTAATCATTAATAAAGTTGCTCAGCGCTTAGGCTTTACCAACAGACATATTGAACAATTAAGTGCTCTGGTTCGTTCCAATCTGGGCCTAGGCGGCAATCGCTATTACTATAATCAAGGCGACGAGAATAAAAGCCATAGTGAATTAGTCAAAGAAGCCTACGAAATGTTAGGTGTATCTGCTGCTTCCAGTGATGCGGAAGTCAAAAAAGGCCTATCGTCGTTTGATGAACCAGCATCATCCGGATAA
- a CDS encoding aminotransferase class III-fold pyridoxal phosphate-dependent enzyme — protein sequence MPVLSYSCELAICRSLDCVEDVRVKGAIGVVELKESVDMKTMQADFVALGVWIRPFNKLVYIMPPFIIETKDLSKLTRAIYQVLSK from the coding sequence ATGCCAGTATTGAGCTACTCTTGTGAGTTGGCTATTTGTCGAAGTTTAGATTGTGTTGAAGACGTGCGGGTTAAGGGCGCTATTGGTGTTGTGGAATTAAAAGAGTCGGTTGATATGAAAACCATGCAAGCAGACTTTGTTGCCCTAGGCGTGTGGATTCGCCCCTTTAATAAGTTAGTCTATATTATGCCCCCGTTTATTATCGAAACTAAGGACTTAAGCAAATTGACCCGCGCAATATATCAAGTCTTGAGTAAATAA